One Agrobacterium vaccinii DNA window includes the following coding sequences:
- a CDS encoding IS110 family transposase — translation MDIIVGIDVSKDRLDVAVSPSGTSFFVGNDHDGIEELVLRLKAEKVDLVAVEATGGFETLAVAKLAACDICVIVVNPAQVRAYANAIGRRAKTDAIDAALIAAFVVATKPQIRSLPDAQTQALSALVDRRRQIVQMIVAEENRLRMALDKTTHKSIKRLLAALNREKDSIDTDMDEHIRKSPLWRVREALLTSVPGVGRATARTLLAEMPELGSLNRRQIASLAGLAPWTRQSGKWKGKSFIGGGRSKVRAVLFMAALVASRHNPLLKEFRDRLVASGKPKIVAIVATMRKLLTILNAIIRENKPWQNA, via the coding sequence TTTTTCGTCGGAAACGACCATGACGGCATCGAAGAGCTGGTGCTTCGCCTCAAGGCGGAAAAGGTTGATCTCGTGGCCGTGGAGGCGACGGGCGGCTTCGAAACGCTGGCGGTGGCAAAGCTTGCGGCGTGCGACATCTGCGTGATCGTCGTCAACCCGGCGCAGGTCCGGGCCTATGCCAACGCCATCGGTCGGCGTGCCAAGACCGATGCGATCGATGCAGCCCTGATTGCCGCTTTCGTCGTGGCGACGAAACCGCAGATCCGGTCGCTGCCCGATGCGCAAACCCAGGCGTTATCGGCCCTTGTCGATCGCAGACGGCAGATCGTTCAGATGATCGTGGCCGAAGAGAACCGGTTGCGGATGGCGTTGGACAAGACCACCCACAAAAGCATCAAACGGTTGTTGGCTGCGCTCAACCGCGAGAAGGACAGCATTGACACGGATATGGATGAGCATATCCGCAAGTCCCCCTTGTGGCGTGTGCGCGAAGCACTGCTGACCTCGGTTCCAGGTGTCGGGCGGGCCACGGCACGCACGCTTCTGGCCGAAATGCCGGAACTTGGCAGCCTCAACCGCCGACAGATCGCATCCCTTGCGGGACTGGCACCATGGACGCGGCAATCGGGCAAGTGGAAAGGCAAGAGCTTCATCGGTGGCGGGCGCTCCAAGGTGCGGGCGGTGCTGTTCATGGCAGCACTGGTCGCATCTCGCCACAACCCGTTGCTCAAGGAATTCCGCGATCGTCTCGTGGCATCCGGCAAGCCCAAGATCGTCGCCATCGTGGCCACCATGCGCAAGCTACTCACCATCCTCAACGCCATCATCCGGGAGAATAAACCATGGCAAAACGCTTGA
- a CDS encoding glycoside hydrolase family 25 protein yields the protein MQRLLPALFATALMLSGCTSTSYDFLETASVAKPRFKDNDPHDFGSRSPHKHEVHGIDVSKWNGDIDWATVRKSGVSFAFIKATEGTDRIDARFDEYWREASAAGVPHAPYHFYYFCATADAQADWFIRNVPKESMKLPPVLDVEWNPASPTCKTRPAPDVVRAELQRFLTRIETHYGKRPIIYTSVDFHRDNLVGQFKSYPFWVRSVAAHPTDIYSDRQWSFWQYTGTGVIPGISTPTDINVFAGSEKNWRTWVASASKPRS from the coding sequence ATGCAGCGGCTACTTCCGGCTCTTTTCGCGACTGCGCTCATGTTGAGCGGCTGCACCTCTACCAGCTATGACTTTCTCGAGACAGCATCCGTCGCCAAGCCACGTTTCAAGGATAACGATCCGCACGATTTCGGCTCCAGATCGCCGCACAAGCACGAGGTTCACGGCATCGATGTCTCCAAGTGGAATGGCGATATCGACTGGGCCACGGTTCGTAAATCCGGCGTGTCCTTCGCCTTCATCAAGGCCACCGAAGGCACAGATCGCATAGACGCACGCTTTGACGAATACTGGCGCGAAGCCTCTGCGGCGGGCGTGCCGCACGCGCCCTATCACTTCTATTATTTCTGCGCGACTGCGGATGCGCAGGCGGACTGGTTCATTCGCAACGTGCCGAAGGAATCCATGAAGCTGCCGCCGGTTCTGGACGTGGAGTGGAACCCGGCCTCCCCCACCTGCAAGACGCGGCCTGCACCGGATGTCGTGCGCGCCGAACTTCAGCGCTTCCTCACCCGCATCGAAACCCACTATGGCAAGCGCCCGATCATCTACACCAGCGTCGATTTCCATCGCGACAATCTGGTCGGCCAGTTCAAGAGCTACCCGTTCTGGGTGCGCTCCGTCGCGGCGCACCCAACCGATATTTACAGCGATCGGCAATGGTCGTTCTGGCAATATACCGGCACCGGCGTCATTCCCGGCATCAGCACGCCAACGGATATCAACGTCTTTGCCGGGTCGGAAAAGAACTGGCGAACCTGGGTGGCTTCTGCGTCCAAGCCACGAAGCTGA
- a CDS encoding lytic murein transglycosylase, with the protein MFSFSPRSFALAATLFTLSCGSALAVPLVTSPDDPKQVACGGDLATFLAGVKTEAVGKGVPAEAVDKALAGAQIDQKVLSRDRAQGVFRQTFLEFSQRTVSQGRLDLGRKKLQEYSAAFKRADDEFGVPAGVIAAFWAMETDFGAVQGDFNTRNALVTLSHDCRRPELFRPQLIALTEMVQHGDLDPATNTGAWAGEIGQVQMLPKDIIAFGVDGDGDGHVNVKSSSPDAILTAAKFIQHLGFKKGEPWIQEVSVPENLPWEKSGLGGTMTAAQWFDLGVTPRDGNKNFAALPAALILPQGRKGPAFITYPNFNIYLEWNQSFIYTTSAAYFATRFMGAPVYAKGNPEPGLDDAAMRELQTKLDAKTHDVGKIDGILGSGTRIAVQREQQRLGLPADGWPTRALLDAL; encoded by the coding sequence ATGTTCAGCTTCTCGCCCCGCAGCTTCGCACTTGCTGCCACCCTTTTCACATTATCCTGCGGCTCCGCACTGGCCGTCCCCCTTGTAACCTCGCCGGATGACCCGAAGCAGGTTGCTTGCGGTGGCGATCTCGCAACGTTTCTGGCAGGCGTAAAGACCGAAGCCGTCGGCAAGGGCGTTCCGGCAGAGGCTGTCGACAAGGCGCTGGCTGGTGCGCAGATCGACCAGAAGGTTCTGTCGCGTGACCGTGCACAGGGCGTATTCCGCCAGACCTTCCTTGAATTCTCGCAGCGTACCGTCAGCCAGGGCCGCCTCGATCTGGGTCGCAAGAAGCTTCAGGAATACTCCGCTGCCTTCAAGCGCGCCGATGACGAATTCGGCGTGCCCGCTGGCGTCATCGCAGCCTTCTGGGCCATGGAAACGGATTTCGGCGCCGTGCAGGGCGATTTCAACACCCGCAACGCGCTCGTCACCCTGTCGCACGACTGCCGCCGCCCGGAACTCTTCCGTCCACAGCTGATCGCGCTCACCGAAATGGTGCAGCACGGTGACCTAGACCCCGCCACCAACACCGGCGCATGGGCCGGTGAAATCGGTCAGGTCCAGATGCTGCCCAAGGACATCATCGCATTCGGCGTGGATGGTGACGGCGACGGCCACGTTAACGTCAAGTCCAGCAGCCCGGATGCCATTCTGACAGCCGCCAAGTTCATCCAGCATCTCGGCTTTAAAAAGGGCGAGCCCTGGATTCAGGAGGTCTCCGTGCCCGAAAATCTCCCGTGGGAAAAATCGGGCCTCGGCGGCACCATGACGGCTGCTCAGTGGTTCGACCTTGGTGTGACCCCACGTGACGGCAACAAGAATTTCGCCGCCCTGCCCGCTGCCCTCATTCTGCCGCAGGGTCGCAAGGGACCGGCCTTTATCACCTACCCGAACTTCAACATCTATCTGGAATGGAACCAGTCCTTCATCTACACCACGTCGGCTGCCTATTTCGCGACCCGCTTCATGGGCGCCCCTGTCTACGCCAAGGGTAACCCGGAACCCGGCCTTGACGATGCCGCCATGAGGGAACTCCAGACGAAGCTCGATGCCAAGACGCATGATGTCGGCAAGATCGATGGCATTCTGGGTTCCGGCACCCGCATCGCCGTTCAGCGTGAACAGCAGCGCCTTGGCCTTCCCGCAGACGGCTGGCCGACCCGTGCTCTGCTGGACGCGCTTTAA